In Notolabrus celidotus isolate fNotCel1 chromosome 22, fNotCel1.pri, whole genome shotgun sequence, one genomic interval encodes:
- the yipf6 gene encoding protein YIPF6 gives MAAVEEASRPFAGLSDVSISEDIPVEGDISVPMSSSRRDDEFSTLDEPVKETILRDLRAVGNKFIHVLYPKRSSALLRDWDLWGPLLLCVTLALLLQGGAADSDDQGGPQFAEVFVIIWFGSIIITLNSKLLGGTISFFQSLCVLGYCIMPLTAAMAVCRIVLVGGSGTVSFAVRLVVVTASFGWSTFASTAFLADSQPPNRKALVVYPVFLFYFVIGWMILTFSPSQ, from the exons ATGGCGGCAGTGGAAGAGGCCAGCAGACCGTTCGCCGGGCTGTCAGATGTCTCTATCTCGGAGGACATCCCCGTGGAGGGGGACATCTCTGTGCCCATGAGCTCCTCCAGGCGGGACGATGAGTTCTCCACCTTAGACGAGCCGGTGAAGGAGACCATTCTGCGAGACCTGAGGGCCGTGGGGAACAAGTTCATCCACGTCCTCTACCCGAAGAGGAGCTCGGCTCTGCTGCGGGACTGGGACCTGTGGGGCCCGCTGCTGCTCTGCGTGACgctggctctgctgctgcagggcgGCGCGGCGGACAGCGATGACCAGGGGGGACCGCAGTTCGCTGAG GTCTTCGTCATCATCTGGTTCGGCTCCATCATCATCACTCTCAACTCCAAGCTGCTCGGCGGCACCATCTCCTTCTTCCAGAGCCTGTGTGTGCTGGGTTACTGCATCATGCCTCTGACGGCGGCCATGGCGGTGTGCAGGATCGTCCTGGTGGGCGGCTCGGGGACGGTCAGCTTCGCCGTGCGGCTTGTGGTGGTGACGGCGTCCTTCGGGTGGTCCACCTTCGCCTCCACGGCTTTCCTCGCCGACAGCCAGCCGCCCAACCGCAAGGCTCTGGTGGTGTACCCGGTGTTCCTCTTCTACTTCGTGATCGGGTGGATGATCCTGACGTTCTCACCGTCGCAGTAG
- the LOC117806012 gene encoding uncharacterized protein LOC117806012 isoform X2: MEELERLPPEVWVYVFSYLTTEEKHTVRTCCRYMKKLVDHPFLWRSNTVVLSDLRRYTYGFWDTLNHRKLTRVAVRHLRRKEWRRLVKFLPSLTAIVFMDGERLYRQKYLDKLSHFPHLKDFGVWNASWDEAVLGRSLSEHLRERLTHLSVCNVRLPCTVHLISTVAHLVNLRYLLFHQQGESYWPDRVRPVPCSVFHHMLLNLKKLKHLSWGMRGEPPKPLDDDYFSPTDPEQPGAPRYSGPALTSLELLDYPESILPENALRSLTSLRSLTVRYSYMREGIKCRLKSWLSPLQQLETLTIIVTRLTLRVGITLKDIDLIAPAVPGLQHLDIEQNRSSGSLCRRIPMLFPQLKTLRIRFLRKEPEKDLLNLLRLQHLERLELLVDRSFIHQDYLNNHMWPSPSVQELIDQLRRLSHNRISVVTKMRPRNLLRECDCLSEVD; the protein is encoded by the exons ATGGAGGAGCTGGAGCGGCTTCCTCCTGAAGTTTGGGTCTACGTCTTCAGCTACCTGACGACGGAGGAGAAGCACACGGTCCGGACCTGCTGCAGGTACATGAAGAAGCTCGTAGACCACCCTTTCCTGTGGAGGAGCAACACTGTTGTTCTGTCTGACCTCCGCCGCTACACCTACGGCTTCTGGGACACCCTGAACCACCGCAAGCTCACCCGGGTGGCGGTGCGACATCTACGGCGGAAAGAGTGGCGGCGGCTCGTCAAGTTCCTGCCGTCGCTCACTGCTATCGTGTTCATGGACGGAGAGAGACTGTACAGGCAGAAGTACCTGGATAAACTGTCGCACTTCCCCCACTTGAAGGACTTTGGGGTGTGGAACGCCAGCTGGGACGAGGCGGTGCTGGGTCGGAGTCTGAGCGAGCACCTGCGGGAGCGGCTGACTCACCTGAGCGTGTGTAACGTGCGGCTGCCCTGCACGGTGCACCTGATAAGCACCGTGGCACACCTGGTGAACTTAAGGTACCTGCTGTTTCACCAGCAGGGAGAGAGCTACTGGCCGGACAGGGTGAGACCCGTTCCCTGCAGCGTCTTCCACCACATGCTGCTCAACTTGAAGAAGCTGAAGCACCTGTCCTGGGGGATGAGGGGGGAGCCGCCAAAACCTCTGGATGATGATTACTTCAGCCCCACAGACCCAGAGCAGCCAG GAGCTCCTCGGTACAGCGGTCCGGCACTCACCAGTCTGGAGCTGTTGGATTACCCAGAATCCATCCTGCCAGAGAACGCCCTGAGAAGTCTGACCTCCCTCAGGTCATTGACGGTGCGCTACAGCTACATGAGAGAGGGCATCAAGTGTCGCCTTAAGTCCTGGTTGAGTCCTCTTCAACAGCTGGAGACCCTCACCATCATTG TGACCCGGCTGACGCTGCGTGTGGGCATAACTCTGAAAGACATTGACTTGATCGCGCCTGCAGTCCCGGGACTCCAGCACCTGGACATCGAGCAGAATCGATCTAGCGGCAGCCTCTGCAGACGGATCCCTATGTTGTTTCCTCAGCTCAAGACGCTCAGGATACG GTTTCTCCGTAAAGAACCAGAGAAGGACCTCCTGAACCTCCTCCGGCTGCAGCACCTGGAGCGTCTGGAGCTGCTGGTGGATCGCTCATTCATCCACCAGGATTACTTGAACAATCACATGTGGCCCAGCCCGAGCGTGCAGGAACTGATTGACCAGCTCCGAAGGCTGTCGCATAACCGGATCAGCGTCGTCACGAAGATGCGTCCGAGAAACCTCCTGAGAGAGTGTGACTGTTTGAGTGAAGTCGACTGA
- the LOC117806012 gene encoding uncharacterized protein LOC117806012 isoform X1 has product MEELERLPPEVWVYVFSYLTTEEKHTVRTCCRYMKKLVDHPFLWRSNTVVLSDLRRYTYGFWDTLNHRKLTRVAVRHLRRKEWRRLVKFLPSLTAIVFMDGERLYRQKYLDKLSHFPHLKDFGVWNASWDEAVLGRSLSEHLRERLTHLSVCNVRLPCTVHLISTVAHLVNLRYLLFHQQGESYWPDRVRPVPCSVFHHMLLNLKKLKHLSWGMRGEPPKPLDDDYFSPTDPEQPGAPRYSGPALTSLELLDYPESILPENALRSLTSLRSLTVRYSYMREGIKCRLKSWLSPLQQLETLTIIGGNTLASYTTTLPSSVTRLTLRVGITLKDIDLIAPAVPGLQHLDIEQNRSSGSLCRRIPMLFPQLKTLRIRFLRKEPEKDLLNLLRLQHLERLELLVDRSFIHQDYLNNHMWPSPSVQELIDQLRRLSHNRISVVTKMRPRNLLRECDCLSEVD; this is encoded by the exons ATGGAGGAGCTGGAGCGGCTTCCTCCTGAAGTTTGGGTCTACGTCTTCAGCTACCTGACGACGGAGGAGAAGCACACGGTCCGGACCTGCTGCAGGTACATGAAGAAGCTCGTAGACCACCCTTTCCTGTGGAGGAGCAACACTGTTGTTCTGTCTGACCTCCGCCGCTACACCTACGGCTTCTGGGACACCCTGAACCACCGCAAGCTCACCCGGGTGGCGGTGCGACATCTACGGCGGAAAGAGTGGCGGCGGCTCGTCAAGTTCCTGCCGTCGCTCACTGCTATCGTGTTCATGGACGGAGAGAGACTGTACAGGCAGAAGTACCTGGATAAACTGTCGCACTTCCCCCACTTGAAGGACTTTGGGGTGTGGAACGCCAGCTGGGACGAGGCGGTGCTGGGTCGGAGTCTGAGCGAGCACCTGCGGGAGCGGCTGACTCACCTGAGCGTGTGTAACGTGCGGCTGCCCTGCACGGTGCACCTGATAAGCACCGTGGCACACCTGGTGAACTTAAGGTACCTGCTGTTTCACCAGCAGGGAGAGAGCTACTGGCCGGACAGGGTGAGACCCGTTCCCTGCAGCGTCTTCCACCACATGCTGCTCAACTTGAAGAAGCTGAAGCACCTGTCCTGGGGGATGAGGGGGGAGCCGCCAAAACCTCTGGATGATGATTACTTCAGCCCCACAGACCCAGAGCAGCCAG GAGCTCCTCGGTACAGCGGTCCGGCACTCACCAGTCTGGAGCTGTTGGATTACCCAGAATCCATCCTGCCAGAGAACGCCCTGAGAAGTCTGACCTCCCTCAGGTCATTGACGGTGCGCTACAGCTACATGAGAGAGGGCATCAAGTGTCGCCTTAAGTCCTGGTTGAGTCCTCTTCAACAGCTGGAGACCCTCACCATCATTG GTGGTAACACTCTTGCTTCCTATACGACCACCCTCCCATCCTCAGTGACCCGGCTGACGCTGCGTGTGGGCATAACTCTGAAAGACATTGACTTGATCGCGCCTGCAGTCCCGGGACTCCAGCACCTGGACATCGAGCAGAATCGATCTAGCGGCAGCCTCTGCAGACGGATCCCTATGTTGTTTCCTCAGCTCAAGACGCTCAGGATACG GTTTCTCCGTAAAGAACCAGAGAAGGACCTCCTGAACCTCCTCCGGCTGCAGCACCTGGAGCGTCTGGAGCTGCTGGTGGATCGCTCATTCATCCACCAGGATTACTTGAACAATCACATGTGGCCCAGCCCGAGCGTGCAGGAACTGATTGACCAGCTCCGAAGGCTGTCGCATAACCGGATCAGCGTCGTCACGAAGATGCGTCCGAGAAACCTCCTGAGAGAGTGTGACTGTTTGAGTGAAGTCGACTGA
- the LOC117806362 gene encoding uncharacterized protein LOC117806362, producing the protein MPSFELLSTIEQFVRWGTHPADASKSAKKSTRAASKKFLYKDGFLLRTYRGRLLRVVRSDEEVREILTRYHDNNSHAGRARAVKEIMMMYYWVGVTESVKDWVRDCAVCQSNIPAKPPDPPVQFCLAYGCDSSSYVYPELTFHRFPKEVERRRRWLAVAQRDEGSLRSRSNLCSRHFESTCFTLNEEGQMTLLPDAIPTIIPVTMQDQEGLITSDEDFLHSNSLEEILSTAAAAAASQGTETSDLAFDQSETHMQLQEHQYSLPPPDQDPTAIQPVKVFKKRQLIIESCFATYNQIARYLSHRVLPMQNKITRGSLKRMAKRFGLIDGVLMFTRVSPPLRVPRSREEVNSILQQFHDNQGHYGQGICQKEIAKHFYWATMTRDLARWISSCNTCVNRTKRKLFRCSVQNCTNCCGPVERGLGLTFHKFPLHNIPLLHQWLKAVGRSNWHPRLWSSICSVHFTEDCFDRSGEKVTIRPDAVPTLLVHGDSGTSSNGTVQSAAGDEHAYFAKYDAVDLYLRRRTYPPGLSYVEKNTFRRFCKQFAIKDDELHMVRGDRVRLVLRSRQQVESALADYHDELNHLDVSKCLRLLNERYFWKTMRSDVVKWIDNCSQCSRKKRPKPDNRNKAGGSNLAELRSSQLHEDLDSGKEDDDFSHDGEDGVAEVDVVVGNSSDEERQPVAISKNRVEIPLSQQPGSPINPQPRIPILLHLRAPVNPQPKSPIILQHKNANTRFVTKVWSLKTAGPPQSEVQTNNSPVIQLENQSSVQLLPEGKTQPQDQNKPRGSQGSARTHYVQVQVLSESESQNPPEPTVEPNLPKATSKKTQTSGQNKGLKTQTKSQISTQTLSSGVVQRGRKRKTELDGGSAVKKSPSCGLDPVKALSTKPWPVFTISAPAQIAKPPEVARPAPPQRPRKLQARTVIQQCSQARVKLKPALDGADPQWTEIEEGMVVYVSFFHEASEDIIQEMASSLMTTKLFRKDTRHLVSILDLPGSVLFIPQDSLVGEPVPKRRMQYKAGCELWWGSQLFSNLVCACRERMSGSVRSTQAGVRVEQGIYGQKQEIVLNSMEPTTVLLEF; encoded by the exons ATGCCCTCCTTTGAGTTACTGAGTACGATAGAACAGTTTGTGCGATGGGGAACACATCCTGCAGATGCATCGAAGAGTGCAAAGAAATCAACCAGAGCTGCCAGCAAGAAGTTTCTTTATAAag ATGGCTTTCTGTTGCGCACGTATCGAGGCCGCCTGCTCCGCGTCGTCAGGAGTGACGAGGAGGTTAGGGAGATATTGACCCGTTATCATGACAACAATAGCCACGCTGGTCGGGCCCGGGCGGTTAAAGAGATCATG ATGATGTACTACTGGGTCGGAGTGACGGAGTCAGTGAAGGACTGGGTCAGAGATTGTGCTGTTTGTCAGAGCAATATTCCAGCCAAACCACCCGACCCGCCCGTCCAGTTCTGCCTGGCGTACGGCTGCGACTCCTCCAGCTACGTTTACCCGGAGCTCACATTTCACAG GTTTCCAAAGGAGGTGGAACGGCGACGAAGATGGCTAGCGGTGGCGCAGAGGGATGAAGGTTCACTTCGTTCAAGGTCCAATCTCTGCTCGAGACACTTTGAGTCAACCTGCTTCACCCTGAACGAGGAGGGTCAGATGACTCTATTACCGGACGCCATACCCACCATCATCCCTGTGACGATGCAGGACCAAGAG GGTCTCATCACTTCAGACGAAGACTTCCTTCATTCAAACAGCCTGGAAGAAATCCTctctacagctgctgctgctgctgcttcacaagGCACAGAAACCTCTGACCTGGCCTTTGATCAAtctgaaacacacatgcagctgcAGGAACATCAGTACTCCCTCCCGCCTCCTGATCAGGACCCCACAGCAATCCAGCCTGTGAAGGTGTTCAAGAAAAGACAGCTCATCATCGAGTCGTGCTTTGCGACTTACAACCAGATTGCCAG ATATCTGAGCCACAGGGTCTTACCAATGCAGAACAAGATAACAAGAGGCTCTTTGAAAAGGATGGCCAAGCGCTTTGGTCTAATAG atGGAGTTCTGATGTTTACACGAGtctctcctcccctcagagTGCCGCGCAGCAGAGAAGAG GTGAACTCGATCCTGCAGCAGTTCCATGACAACCAGGGTCACTACGGCCAGGGAATCTGCCAGAAAGAGATCGCAAAGCACTTCTACTGGGCCACCATGACCCGGGACCTGGCCCGCTGGATCTCCAGCTGCAACACCTGTGTCAACAGGACCAAGAGGAAGCTGttccgctgcagcgtccaaaaCTGCACCAACTGCTGCGGGCCGGTGGAGAGGGGCCTGGGCCTCACCTTCCATAA GTTTCCTCTTCACAACATCCCCCTGCTGCATCAGTGGTTAAAGGCTGTCGGTCGGTCAAACTGGCATCCTCGACTCTGGTCGTCTATCTGTTCGGTCCATTTCACGGAGGACTGCTTCGACCGCAGTGGGGAGAAGGTCACCATCCGACCAGATGCTGTGCCCACTCTCCTGGTTCACGGTGACTCAGGG ACTTCATCCAATGGTACAGTACAGTCTGCAGCCGGGGACGAG CATGCCTATTTTGCCAAGTACGATGCAGTGGATCTCTACCTGCGCAGACGCACTTATCCTCCTGGACTGAGCTACGTGGAGAAAAACACCTTCAGGAGGTTCTGCAAACAGTTTGCAATCAAAG ACGACGAGCTCCACATGGTCAGAGGAGACCGGGTGCGTTTGGTTCTGAGGAGCAGACAGCAGGTTGAAAGTGCTCTGGCAGATTATCACGACGAGCTGAACCACCTGGACGTCAGCAAGTGTCTCAGACTGCTCAACGAAAG GTACTTCTGGAAAACCATGAGGTCTGACGTGGTGAAATGGATCGACAACTGCTCTCAGTGCAGCAGAAAGAAGAGGCCGAAACCAGACAACCGAAATAAAGCAGGAGGATCAAATCTGGCAGAGCTGAGGTCGTCACAGTTACACGAGGAtttagacag TGGCAAGGAGGATGATGATTTCAGTCATGATGGAGAGGATGGGGTCGCAGAGGTTGATGTAGTAGTTGGGAATTCTTCCGATGAAGAAAGGCAGCCTGTAGCAATCTCAAAGAACAGAGTG GAGATTCCTTTGTCCCAGCAGCCGGGTTCTCCCATAAACCCTCAGCCCAGAATACCCATCCTCCTTCATTTAAGAGCTCCTGTTAACCCTCAGCCCAAGTCTCCCATCATCCTCCAGCATAAGAATGCTAATACTCGTTTTGTGACCAAAGTCTGGTCTCTTAAGACAGCGGGTCCTCCACAGTCTGAAGTCCAGACTAACAACAGCCCTGTGATTCAGCTCGAAAATCAAAGCAgcgtccagcttcttccagagGGTAAGACACAACCGCAGGACCAGAACAAACCAAGAGGCTCTCAGGGCAGCGCCAGAACACATTACGTCCAAGTTCAGGTCCTATCTGAGTCAGAGTCACAAAACCCACCTGAGCCCACAGTGGAACCCAATCTTCCTAAAGCCACAAGCAAGAAAACTCAAACTTCAGGTCAGAACAAGGGGCTGAAGACCCAGACCAAGTCTCAAATATCCACACAGACACTGAGCAGTGGGGTCGTGCAGCgggggaggaaaagaaaaacagagctggATGGAGGCTCTGCAGTAAAGAAGAGCCCCAGCTGTGGTCTGGATCCTGTGAAGGCCTTGAGCACCAAACCCTGGCCCGTCTTCACCATATCTGCTCCGGCACAGATCGCAAAACCCCCTGAGGTTGCCAG acctgcTCCCCCTCAGAGGCCGAGGAAACTCCAGGCCCGGACGGTCATCCAGCAGTGCAGTCAGGCGAGGGTTAAGCTCAAACCAGCCCTGGACGGGGCAGACCCTCAGTGGACAGAG ATCGAGGAGGGGATGGTCGTGTATGTGAGCTTCTTTCACGAAGCCTCTGAAGACATCATTCAGGAGATGG CCAGCAGTCTCATGACCACCAAACTTTTCCGGAAAGACACCCGTCACTTGGTTTCCATTCTCGACCTTCCAGGCAGCGTTTTATTCATCCCTCAGGACTCCCTGGTCGGCGAGCCCGTGCCAAAGAGACGGATGCAGTACAAGGCGGGTTGTGAACTGTGGTGGGGCTCCCAGCTCTTCTCAAACCTGGTGTGTGCCTGCAGGGAGCGCATGTCGGGCTCAGTGAGGAGCACACAGGCGGGCGTGAGGGTGGAGCAGGGAATCTACGGACAGAAACAAGAGATCGTCCTGAACTCTATGGAGCCCACGACAGTCCTGCTGGAGTTCTGA